A genomic region of Marinobacter sp. NP-4(2019) contains the following coding sequences:
- a CDS encoding ribonucleotide reductase subunit alpha, translating into MISSYSDLLKAANAESELQRLLFVFCRAELPDDASAAEKAAFAKGEGGALTPVVCVDKTPDEVSDFQALVEESRQTGQAWDVVFVAAMSGRGGMAPSSDEAQQPLTMMVESVRLGHVGNYLPLDREGQAVALG; encoded by the coding sequence ATGATTTCCAGCTATTCCGATTTGCTCAAAGCCGCCAACGCCGAGTCAGAGCTCCAACGCCTGCTGTTTGTTTTCTGCCGGGCCGAACTTCCGGACGACGCGTCGGCCGCCGAGAAGGCTGCCTTTGCAAAAGGGGAAGGTGGGGCGCTGACGCCTGTCGTATGCGTCGACAAAACCCCGGATGAAGTCAGTGACTTTCAGGCACTTGTTGAAGAGTCACGCCAGACAGGACAAGCGTGGGATGTGGTCTTTGTTGCAGCCATGTCCGGTCGCGGAGGCATGGCGCCGTCCTCGGATGAAGCGCAGCAGCCGCTCACCATGATGGTGGAATCCGTGCGCCTGGGCCATGTCGGAAACTACCTGCCCCTGGACCGTGAAGGCCAGGCGGTCGCTCTAGGGTAA
- the nosR gene encoding transcriptional regulator NosR, with protein MMAAMAAAPENYEPLAARQVIEQAYPSVSAISPMEGNRAIQELRNGEELLGYAYQTLDFVQTPAYSGKPVNAIVVLDTEGTIKATRVIAHDEPILLVGIPESKLDIFTDQYTGLAADQRVTVGGRSSDTRVSVDGLSGATVTVMVINEVIMKTAHRVGAELGLVEGGSGSRPPMAELRTGEFTEKSWDELTGDGSVRRLLLSRGQVDDAFKGTEAEGIDEAAPDEREEALIDLYTGYLNVPSIGKNLLGESQFQWLMSELEEGEHAIAVMANGDYSFKGSGYVRGGIFDRIQVRQFGDTFNFRDLDYHRLSDVYAEGMPRFSEMAIFIIRQQYNFDPGTPWSLELSVKRQTGPLDSEFAVFPLEYQLPDQYYTRPATELTEEEWLETQPLWVQVWYQRQFQVAVLGVGLVVLLLILFFQDWLASRPRLIRYIRHAFLTYTLFFIGWYALGQLSIVNVLTFVHSLIGGFSWDTFLIDPVMFVLWAVVAGIVLLWGRAVYCGWLCPFGALQELLNEIARKLKVPQYDLPFAVHERLWAIKYLILLGLFGVSLDSLSTAEQLAEIEPFKTAITLRFDRSWPFVTYAVLLLVVNLFTRKVFCRYMCPLGAALALPTKLRVFDWLKRRRECGNPCRLCEHECEVQAIHPDGRINYMECHYCLDCQVTYFNDNKCPPLIVKRRGKRRGHNAPGHPEQIPVTQVT; from the coding sequence ATGATGGCCGCCATGGCCGCGGCCCCCGAAAACTATGAGCCGCTGGCCGCCCGGCAGGTGATCGAGCAGGCGTACCCCTCTGTTTCAGCTATTTCACCCATGGAAGGCAACCGTGCAATCCAGGAACTTCGAAATGGTGAAGAGCTTCTGGGGTATGCCTACCAGACCCTGGATTTTGTGCAGACACCGGCCTACTCCGGCAAACCGGTAAACGCCATCGTGGTGCTGGATACCGAAGGCACCATCAAGGCCACAAGAGTGATTGCCCACGACGAGCCCATTCTTCTGGTAGGCATTCCCGAGAGCAAGCTGGATATCTTTACCGATCAGTACACCGGGCTGGCGGCAGATCAGCGGGTAACCGTGGGCGGCCGTTCATCAGACACTCGGGTATCGGTGGACGGGCTGTCCGGTGCCACGGTCACGGTGATGGTGATCAATGAAGTCATCATGAAAACCGCCCACCGGGTGGGCGCCGAGTTGGGGCTGGTTGAAGGCGGAAGCGGCTCCAGGCCACCCATGGCGGAACTTCGAACCGGTGAATTTACCGAAAAAAGCTGGGACGAACTGACCGGTGACGGCTCTGTACGCCGATTGCTGCTGAGCCGGGGGCAGGTCGACGACGCCTTCAAGGGAACGGAAGCGGAAGGCATTGATGAAGCCGCTCCGGACGAGCGCGAGGAGGCGCTGATTGATCTCTACACCGGTTACCTGAACGTGCCGAGCATCGGCAAAAACCTGTTGGGCGAAAGCCAGTTCCAGTGGTTGATGTCCGAGCTGGAAGAAGGCGAACACGCCATTGCGGTCATGGCCAACGGAGACTACTCGTTCAAAGGCTCCGGTTACGTGCGTGGCGGTATTTTCGATCGCATACAGGTGCGTCAGTTTGGCGATACCTTCAATTTTCGCGATCTGGATTATCACCGCCTGAGCGATGTCTACGCGGAGGGTATGCCTCGCTTTTCCGAAATGGCGATCTTCATCATCCGCCAGCAATACAACTTCGACCCGGGTACACCCTGGTCGCTCGAGCTGTCGGTCAAGCGCCAGACCGGCCCCCTGGACAGCGAATTTGCGGTGTTCCCGCTGGAGTATCAGCTGCCGGATCAGTACTACACCCGGCCTGCGACCGAGCTGACAGAAGAAGAGTGGTTGGAAACGCAGCCCCTGTGGGTCCAGGTGTGGTACCAGCGTCAGTTCCAGGTGGCGGTGCTGGGCGTGGGCCTTGTTGTTCTGCTGTTGATCCTGTTCTTCCAGGACTGGTTGGCCAGTCGCCCCAGGCTGATCCGTTATATCCGCCACGCCTTCCTGACCTACACCCTGTTCTTCATCGGCTGGTATGCGCTGGGACAGCTGTCGATTGTGAACGTGCTGACCTTTGTGCACAGCCTGATCGGCGGTTTCAGCTGGGATACCTTTCTGATCGATCCGGTCATGTTTGTGCTCTGGGCGGTCGTCGCCGGCATTGTGTTGCTATGGGGAAGAGCCGTCTATTGTGGTTGGTTGTGTCCCTTCGGCGCTCTTCAGGAGTTACTCAACGAAATAGCGCGCAAGCTGAAAGTGCCCCAGTACGATTTGCCTTTTGCGGTTCATGAGCGTTTGTGGGCCATCAAGTACCTCATTCTTCTGGGACTGTTCGGCGTATCCCTGGACTCGCTGTCCACAGCGGAACAGCTGGCGGAAATCGAGCCGTTCAAGACCGCCATTACCCTTCGATTCGACCGCAGCTGGCCGTTCGTGACCTACGCGGTGCTGTTGCTGGTGGTCAACCTGTTCACCCGCAAGGTTTTCTGTCGCTACATGTGTCCACTGGGGGCTGCGCTGGCGTTGCCCACCAAGCTGAGAGTGTTCGATTGGCTCAAACGCCGCAGGGAATGCGGAAACCCGTGCCGCTTGTGTGAGCACGAGTGTGAGGTCCAGGCCATTCACCCCGATGGCAGGATCAATTACATGGAGTGCCACTATTGCCTCGATTGCCAGGTGACCTATTTCAATGACAACAAATGCCCACCGCTCATTGTGAAACGACGCGGCAAGCGCCGTGGTCATAACGCGCCGGGCCATCCGGAACAGATACCGGTCACTCAGGTGACCTGA
- a CDS encoding putative zinc-binding protein — protein MKPRKLRPLIYACSGCSDVAQLANNAAVRLDHDGEFEMSCISGVGGKVPALVKTARSGRPMVVIDGCPLHCARECLTNVGVTPDDHVRLYDFGFKKHYGQSYGEDSVDEVCQMVLERRHQLRLINDQD, from the coding sequence ATGAAACCCAGAAAACTGCGGCCGTTGATCTATGCCTGTTCCGGGTGTTCCGACGTGGCTCAGCTCGCCAACAATGCTGCTGTCAGGCTCGATCATGACGGCGAATTCGAAATGTCCTGTATCTCCGGCGTTGGCGGAAAAGTTCCCGCACTGGTCAAAACCGCGCGCTCCGGACGCCCGATGGTAGTGATTGATGGATGTCCGCTCCATTGTGCACGAGAGTGCCTGACAAACGTCGGGGTTACTCCGGATGACCATGTCCGCCTGTACGACTTTGGCTTCAAAAAACACTATGGCCAGAGCTACGGCGAAGACTCCGTGGACGAGGTTTGCCAGATGGTTCTCGAGCGCCGTCACCAGCTTCGACTCATTAATGATCAGGACTGA